One Methylophaga marina DNA window includes the following coding sequences:
- a CDS encoding DNA polymerase III subunit chi → MTRISFYILKSSELDKRQAFACRLAEKAYHQGHQIYIHTASEQESQSMDTALWGIRPDSFVPHEVTDQSDNQSPVLIGYQDKKPPRLMDVMINLTEEQPLFFSQFERVAEIIDDNESSKQAGRQRFQFYKQRGYEIETFHV, encoded by the coding sequence ATGACTCGAATCAGCTTTTATATTCTAAAATCAAGCGAGCTAGACAAGCGGCAGGCATTTGCCTGCCGTCTTGCTGAAAAGGCCTATCATCAAGGTCATCAAATCTATATCCACACCGCATCAGAGCAGGAAAGTCAGTCAATGGACACGGCCCTCTGGGGAATTCGACCTGACAGTTTTGTCCCTCATGAAGTGACCGATCAATCCGATAATCAAAGCCCGGTTCTCATCGGCTATCAGGACAAAAAGCCTCCAAGACTAATGGATGTGATGATTAACCTGACAGAAGAACAACCTCTATTTTTTAGTCAGTTTGAGCGTGTGGCAGAAATTATTGACGATAATGAATCCAGCAAACAGGCTGGTCGTCAACGGTTTCAGTTTTACAAACAACGTGGCTATGAAATCGAAACTTTCCACGTATAA